In Erigeron canadensis isolate Cc75 chromosome 6, C_canadensis_v1, whole genome shotgun sequence, the following are encoded in one genomic region:
- the LOC122603235 gene encoding transcription-associated protein 1 has translation MSPIQNFEQHSRHLMEPDIPIQSRLQMAMEVRDSLEITHTGEYLNFLKCYFRPFSVILYQITKPQFTDNPEHKLRNVIVEILNRLPHSEVLRPFVQELLKVAMHVLTTDNEENGLICIRIIFDLLRNFRPTQETEVQPFLDFVCKIYHNFRLTVSYFFESGALVAPTMPPPSSMSALPSLGNDDIKPMDISDQVGSSTALSTGAGQLNPSTRSFKIVTESPLVVMFLFQLYNRLVQTNIPQLLPLMVAAISVPGPDKVPPHLKTHFTELKGAQVKTVSFLTYLLKSFADYIRPHEDSICKSIVNLLVTCSDSVSIRKELLIALKHVLGTDFKRGLFPLIDTLLEERVLVGIGRACFETLRPLAYSLLAEIVHHVRGDLSLSQLSRIIYLFSSNMHDASLSLSIHTTCARLMLNLVEPIFEKGVDLPSMDEARILLGRILDTFVGKFSIFKRSIPQLLEEGEEGKDRSTLKSKLELPVQAVLNIQVPVEHAKEVSDCKHLIKTLVMGMKTIIWSITHAHLPRSQVPSSTQGTPQMLPGTPPNSSVGQTFKGLREEEVWRASGVLKSGVRCLALFKEKDEEREMIHLFSQILAIMEPRDLMDMFSLCMPELFECMISNTQLVHIFSTLLQASKVFRPFADVLVNFLVSSKLDVLKHPDSPAAKLVLHLFRFLFGAVAKSPTDCERILQPHVPVIVDTCMKNAGEIERPFGYLQLLRTLFRALGGGKFELLLRDLIPTLQPCLNMLLAMLEGPTAEEMRDLLLELCLTLPARLSSLLPHLPRLMKPLVMCLNGSDELVSLGLRTLEFWIDSLNPDFLEPSMANVMSDVILALWSHLRPAPYPWGGKSLQLLGKLGGRNRRFLKEPLALECKENPEHGLRLILTFEPETPFLVPLDRCINLAIAAVMNKNCSMDAFYRKQALKFLRVCLSSQLDLPGRVHDDALISRHLSTVLVSSVDPSWRRSEASDVKTDLGVKTKTQLMAEKSVFKILLMTIIAASADPDIVDPKDEYVTNVCRHFAIIFHLEYSSTNTPVSAIPLGGPLLSSNTSNSLKPRNGSSSNLKELDPLIFLDALVEVLAGENRLHAKAALSALNVFSETLLLLARSKHADVLMSRGGPGTPMIVSSPSMSPVYSPPPSVRVPIFDQLLPRLLHCCYGSTWQAQMGGVIGLGALVGKVTVETLCVFQVRVVRGLVFVLKRLPVYAAKEHEETSQVLTQVLRVVNNVDDANSDARKQSFQGVVEFLASELLNTNATVKVSKIVQSCLALLASRTGSEVSELLEPLYQPLLHSLLMRPLRSKNVDQQVGTVTALNFCLALRPPLMKFTPELVSFLQEALQIAEADETVWVAKFMNPKVAMSLTKLRTACIELLCTAMAWADLKTQNHAELRAKVISMFFKALTSRSPEIIAVSKEGLRQAVLQQRMPKDLLQSSLRPILVNLAHTKNLGMPLLLGLARLLELLSNWFNVALGNKLLEHLKRWLEPEKLQQMQKSWRNGEEPKIAAAIIELFHLLPSAAGKFLDELVTLTIELEAFLPPGQFYSEINSPYRLPLTKFLNRYPQAAIDYFLARLSDPKYFRRLMYIIRSDAGQPLREELAKSPEKILSSAFPEFMPAAEPSMAQGPVETSSLGGDDNTQSLSNSATTSVLPDAYFQGLALIKTLVKLMPGWLQSNRIVFDTLVLCWKSPARISRLQNKQEQSLVQVKESKWLVKCFLNYLRHDKTEVNVLFEILSIFLYHTRIDFTFLKEFYIIEVAEGYPTSMKKTLLLHFLNVLQSKQMGLDHLVVIMQMLILPMLAHAFQNEQTWEVIDPAIIKTIVDKLLDPPEEVSADYDEPFRIELLQLATLLLKYLQTDLVHHRKELIKFGWNHLKREDSASKQWAFVNVCHFLEAYQAPEKIILQVFVALLRTCQPENKMLVKQALDILMPALPRRLPIGDNSRMPIWIRYTKKILVEEGHSIPNLIHIFQLIVRHSDLFYSCRAQFVPQMVNSLSRLGLPYNTTSENRRLAIELAGLVVNWERQRQNEMKIVNDGEGTSQNNDGSNLGPSGGDIKRSVDGPSFSEDQTKRLKVEPGLQSFGVMSPGGASSIPNIETPGSAGQPDEEFKPNAAMEEMIINFLIRVALVIEPKDKEASLMYKQALELLSQALEVWPNANVKFNYLEKLLSSIPPTQSKDPSASLAQGLDVMNKVLEKQPHLFIRNNIIHISQILEPCFKYKMLDVGKSLCSLLKMVFVAFPSEATSTPQDVKLLYQKVEELVQKHLASVAAPQTAGEDNSASMISFVLYIIQTLAEVQKSVIDPFNLVRVLQRLARDLASAPGSYARQGQRTDPDSAVSSSRQGTDLGVVIANLKSVMKLIGEKVMLVPDFKKSITQILNSLLSEKGTDQTVLLCILDVIKGWIDKDLGMPGMNTTSVSFLTPKEVVSFLQKLSQVDKQNFSPTSLEEWDRKYLELLYGLCADADKYPLTLRQEVFQKVERQFLLGLRARDPEMRMRFFSLYHESLQKTLFTRLQYIIQVQDWEALSDVFWLKQGLDLLLAILVENKPITLPPNSAKVTSLLAAGSHPELSGPQSVVTDMVTDSSEGTDDTPLTVDSLVAKHAKFMSEMSRLQVGDLVIPLRELAHTDANVAYHLWVLVFPIVWVTLCKEEQVKLAKPIISLLSKDYHKKQQGNRPNVVQALLEGLQLSHPQPRMPSELIKYIGKTYNAWHIALNLLESHVMLFQNETKCSESLAELYRLLNEEDMRYGLWKKRSITAETRVGLSLVQHGYWQRAQSLFYQAMVKATQGTYNNTVPKAEMCLWEEQWLYCASQLSQWDVLVDFGKLVDNYEILLDSLWKQPDWAYLKENVIPKAQVEETPKLRIIQAYFSLHEKNTNGVGDAENIVGKGVDLALEQWWQLPEMSIHARIPLLQQFQQLVEVQESARVIVDIANGNKQAANPSVGVHGSSYADLKDILETWRLRTPNEWDNLSVWYDLLQWRNEMYNAVIDAFKDMANSSPQLHHLGYRDKAWNVNKLAHIARKQSLHDVCVTVLEKMYGHSTMEVQEAFVKIREQAKAYLEMKGELTSGLNLINSTNLEYFPVKHKAEIFRIKGDFLLKLHDCEGANLSYSNAISLFKNLPKGWISWGNYCDMAFKETREEIWLEYAVSCFLQGIKFGILNSRSHLARVLYLLSFDTPNESVGRAFDKYVDQIPHWVWLSWIPQLLLSLQRSEAPHCKLVLLKVATVYPQALYYWLRTYLLERRDVANKSEFGRMAMAQQRMHQNMASAADGRQGGGSSASDNQIHQGTQSTGPVGSHEGGSSQGQEPERSTAPDGSVLGGNEQQNPSSISDGGQNAIRRNYAMGLVASAASAFDAAKDIMEALRSKHTNLASELESLLTEIGSRFVTLPEERLLAVVNALLHRCYKYPTATTAEVPQSLKKELSGVCRACFSADAVNKHVEFVREYKQDFERDLDPESTATFPATLSDLTERLKHWKNILQSNVEDRFPAVLKLEEESRVLRDFHVVEVEVPGQYFTDQEVAPDHTVKLDRVGADIPIVRRHGSSFRRLTLIGSDGSQRHFIVQTSLTPNARSDERILQLFRVMNRMFDKHKESRRRHINIHTPIIIPVWSQVRMVEDDLTYSTFLEVYENHCSRNNKEADQPIAYFKEQLNQAISGQISPEAVVDLRLQAYNHITKDYVLENIFSQYMYKTLLSGNHMWAFKKQFAIQLALSSFTSFMLQIGGRSPNKILFAKNTGKIFQTDFHPAYDANGMIEFNEPVPFRLTRNLQAFFSHFGVEGLIVSAMCAAAQAVVSPKQSQHLYHHLAMFFRDELLSWSWRRPLGMPLAPVVGGGSMNPTEFKQKITTNVEQVIVRINGIAPQFISEEEENSMDPPQSVQRGVTELVEAALTPRNLCMMDPTWHPWF, from the exons GGTTCTCGTGGGAATTGGCCGGGCTTGTTTTGAGACATTGAGGCCACTGGCGTATAGTCTACTGGCAGAAATAGTTCATCATGTTCGGGGAGATCTCTCATTGTCACAG TTATCACGGATTATATACCTATTTTCGAGTAATATGCATGATGCGTCATTATCTCTGAGCATCCATACCACGTGTGCACGGTTGATGTTGAATTTG GTGGAGCCGATTTTTGAAAAAGGCGTCGACCTGCCATCTATGGACGAAGCTAGGATTTTATTG gGGCGAATATTGGACACTTTCGTCGGGAAATTTAGCATTTTTAAGCGTAGTATACCTCAG CTTTTGGAGGAGGGAGAGGAAGGCAAGGATCGGTCTACCTTAAAGTCAAAACTTGAGCTGCCAGTGCAG GCGGTTCTAAATATTCAGGTTCCCGTGGAACATGCCAAAGAAGTGAGTGATTGTAAACATCTGATCAAGACCTTGGTTATGG GaatgaaaacaataatatgGAGCATCACACACGCACATCTACCCCGATCACAG GTTCCTTCATCAACTCAAGGGACACCACAAATGCTTCCCGGAACCCCACCTAATTCCTCCGTTGGCCAGACATTCAAAGGGCTGAGAGAAGAAGAG GTATGGAGAGCTTCTGGTGTCTTGAAAAGTGGTGTGCGTTGCTTGGCTCTCTTCAAGGAGAAAgatgaggagagagaaatgatCCATCTCTTTTCCCAGATTTTGGCTATCATGGAACCTCGGGATCTTATGGATATGTTCTCGTTGTGCATGCCTGAACTTTTTGAATGCATGATATCGAACACACAGCTTGTGCACATATTTTCTACTCTTCTTCAGGCTTCCAAGGTTTTTAGGCCATTTGCAGATGTCTTAGTTAATTTCCTTGTAAGCAGCAAACTTGATGTTCTGAAGCATCCAGACTCACCTGCAGCAAAACTTGTTTTACATCTTTTCCGGTTTTTATTTGGTGCTGTAGCCAAGTCTCCGACAGATTGTGAACGCATTTTGCAGCCTCATGTGCCTGTTATTGTGGACACTTGCATGAAAAATGCTGGTGAAATTGAGAGACCATTTGGTTATTTGCAACTTCTTAGGACATTGTTCCGTGCCCTAGGTGGTGGCAAATTTGAGCTTCTATTGAGAGACTTGATTCCCACTCTACAACCATGCTTGAATATGTTGTTGGCTATGCTTGAGGGCCCTACAGCTGAAGAGATGAGGGACCTTCTGCTAGAGCTCTGCTTAACGCTACCTGCACGGTTAAGCTCTTTGTTGCCTCACCTTCCTCGATTAATGAAGCCACTTGTAATGTGCCTTAATGGGAGTGACGAACTAGTGAGCTTAGGATTGAGAACTCTTGAATTTTGGATTGATAGCTTAAACCCCGATTTTCTTGAACCAAGTATGGCTAATGTGATGTCTGATGTGATTTTAGCATTATGGTCTCACTTAAGGCCTGCACCATATCCTTGGGGTGGTAAATCGTTACAACTCCTTGGTAAGTTAGGGGGTCGTAATAGACGCTTTCTCAAAGAGCCTCTTGCACTTGAGTGTAAGGAAAATCCAGAGCATGGACTCCGCTTGATTCTTACATTTGAGCCTGAAACCCCGTTTCTGGTACCGCTAGATCGATGTATCAATCTTGCTATAGCAGCTGTTATGAACAAAAACTGTAGCATGGATGCTTTTTATCGGAAACAAGCTTTGAAGTTTCTCCGTGTATGTTTATCATCACAACTTGATCTGCCAGGTCGTGTGCATGATGATGCTTTAATATCTAGGCACTTATCGACAGTTTTGGTCTCGTCAGTTGATCCATCCTGGAGAAGATCCGAGGCCTCCGATGTAAAG ACTGACTTGGGGGTCAAGACTAAAACACAACTAATGGCTGAGAAATCTGTGTTCAAGATTCTTCTCATGACCATTATTGCAGCTAGTGCTGATCCTGATATAGTTGACCCAAAGGATGAATATGTTACTAATGTTTGCCGCCATTTTGCGATCATATTTCACTTGGAATATTCTTCAACCAACACTCCTGTTTCTGCGATACCACTAGGTGGTCCTCTACTCTCATCGAATACAAGTAATAGTTTGAAGCCAAGAAATGGTAGCAGCTCTAATTTGAAAGAGTTGGACCCTCTTATCTTTTTGGATGCTCTGGTGGAAGTGCTCGCAGGTGAAAACAGGCTCCATGCCAAAGCTGCTCTTAGTGCACTTAATGTATTCTCTGAAACTCTTCTACTACTAGCTCGTTCCAAACATGCTGATGTCCTCATGTCACGAGGGGGACCTGGTACTCCAATGATAGTCTCTAGTCCATCAATGAGTCCGGTTTATTCACCTCCTCCTAGTGTCAGAGTTCCCATTTTTGATCAGTTATTACCTCGTCTGCTGCACTGTTGTTATGGAAGTACTTGGCAAGCTCAAATGGGTGGGGTTATTGGTCTTGGTGCATTGGTGGGAAAGGTCACTGTTGAAACTTTATGTGTTTTCCAAGTGCGTGTTGTACGTGGACTTGTATTTGTTCTTAAAAGGCTTCCTGTTTATGCTGCAAAAGAACACGAAGAAACTAGTCAGGTGCTCACCCAGGTGCTTCGAGTTGTAAATAATGTTGATGATGCAAACAGTGATGCCCGCAAGCAGAGTTTTCAAGGAGTAGTTGAATTTCTTGCTTCAGAGCTATTAAATACCAATGCAACTGTCAAAGTCAGTAAAATAGTGCAGTCCTGCTTGGCACTTTTGGCTAGTAGAACCGGGAGTGAGGTGTCTGAGTTACTTGAACCATTATACCAGCCCTTGCTTCATTCACTTTTAATGCGTCCCCTCAGGTCAAAAAATGTGGATCAACAG GTTGGTACTGTAACAGCGTTAAATTTTTGCCTTGCCTTGAGGCCCCCTCTTATGAAGTTCACTCCAGAGTTGGTCAGTTTTCTTCAAGAGGCTTTACAGATTGCTGAGGCCGATGAGACTGTATGGGTTGCGAAGTTTATGAACCCAAAAGTGGCCATGTCATTAACCAAACTCCGCACTGCTTGCATCGAATTGCTATGCACAGCAATGGCATGGGCAGATTTAAAGACTCAAAATCACGCGGAGCTACGTGCAAAAGTCATTTCCATGTTTTTCAAGGCTTTGACTAGCAGGAGCCCTGAAATTATAGCTGTTTCTAAAGAGGGATTGCGACAG GCTGTTTTGCAGCAACGGATGCCTAAGGACCTTCTGCAGAGCAGCCTGAGGCCTATACTAGTTAATCTGGCTCATACGAAGAACCTCGGTATGCCTCTACTACTTGGTCTGGCCCGCCTTCTTGAACTTCTATCAAATTGGTTTAACGTGGCATTGGGAAACAAACTGCTGGAGCATCTGAAGAGATGGCTGGAACCAGAGAAACTTCAACAGATGCAAAAATCTTGGAGAAACGGTGAAGAACCAAAGATAGCAGCTG CTATCATCGAACTTTTTCACTTGCTACCCAGTGCGGCAGGGAAGTTTCTTGATGAACTTGTAACTTTGACTATTGAATTAGAAGCATTCCTTCCACCTGGGCAGTTTTATAGCGAGATCAACAGTCCTTATCGTCTTCCACTGACAAAATTCTTGAATCGTTATCCGCAAGCTGCTATTGATTATTTTCTTGCCCGATTATCTGACCCAAAATATTTTCGTCG GTTAATGTACATCATACGATCAGATGCTGGTCAGCCCTTACGAGAAGAACTTGCGAAGTCACCAGAGAAGATACTCTCAAGTGCATTCCCCGAGTTTATGCCAGCAGCTGAGCCATCAATGGCTCAGGGGCCAGTAGAGACTTCTTCATTGGGGGGTGATGACAATACGCAATCCCTTTCTAATTCTGCTACCACAAGTGTCTTGCCAGATGCTTATTTCCAGGGTCTCGCTCTTATTAAAACATTGGTCAAACTCATGCCCGGATGGCTGCAGAGTAACCGGATTGTTTTTGATACATTGGTTCTTTGTTGGAAGTCCCCTGCTAGGATATCTCGGCTGCAGAATAAGCAAGAACAGAGTTTGGTGCAG GTGAAAGAGAGCAAATGGCTAGTCAAATGCTTTCTGAACTATCTACGCCACGATAAAACTGAAGTGAATGTGCTGTTTGAAATTCTCTCCATCTTTTTATATCATACGCGCATTGATTTTACCTTCTTGAAGGAGTTTTACATCATTGAG GTGGCTGAGGGATATCCAACCAGTATGAAGAAAACCCTTCTTTTGCACTTTCTTAACGTCCTTCAATCAAAACAAATGGGTCTTGATCATTTGGTAGTCATCATGCAAATGCTGATTCTTCCAATGCTGGCTCATGCATTTCAGAATGAGCAAACTTGGGAAGTTATAGATCCTGCAATCATTAAAACAATTGTTGACAAGCTTCTGGACCCTCCTGAAGAG GTCTCTGCTGATTATGATGAACCTTTTAGGATAGAGCTTCTTCAACTTGCTACTTTACTTCTCAAGTATCTACAGACTGACCTCGTCCATCATAGGAAGGAACTTATAAAATTTGGGTGGAATCACCTAAAACGTGAAGATAGTGCTAGTAAGCAATGGGCCTTTGTCAATGTATGCCACTTCTTGGAGGCCTATCAAGCTCCAGAAAAGATCATACTGCAG GTGTTTGTAGCCCTTCTTCGGACTTGTCAGCCAGAGAACAAAATGTTGGTCAAGCAAGCCCTTGACATATTAATGCCAGCACTTCCACGAAGATTACCCATTGGTGACAATTCCCGCATGCCAATTTGGATACGCTACACAAAAAAGATCCTTGTGGAGGAAGGACATTCAATTCCTAATCTCATTCACATTTTCCAGCTCATTGTTCGTCATTCAGATCTTTTCTACAGTTGTAGGGCCCAGTTTGTGCCTCAGATGGTTAATTCCCTTAGTCGCCTTGGTTTACCATATAATACTACTTCAGAGAACCGGCGTCTCGCAATTGAACTTGCTGGGTTGGTTGTTAATTGGGAGAGGCAAAGACAAAATGAGATGAAAATAGTCAATGACGGTGAAGGCACTAGTCAAAATAATGATGGGTCAAATCTAGGTCCCTCTGGTGGTGACATTAAGCGATCAGTAGATGGGCCTTCATTTTCCGAAGATCAAACCAAGCGATTAAAGGTTGAGCCCGGTCTTCAATCTTTTGGTGTCATGTCACCTGGTGGTGCCTCTTCAATTCCAAATATAGAAACACCAGGGTCTGCTGGACAACCAGATGAGGAGTTTAAACCTAATGCTGCAATGGAGGAAATGATTATCAATTTTCTGATAAGA GTTGCTTTGGTTATAGAGCCGAAGGACAAGGAAGCAAGTCTCATGTATAAGCAAGCATTAGAGCTCTTATCACAGGCATTGGAGGTTTGGCCAAATGCTAATGTTAAGTTCAATTATTTAGAGAAGCTTCTCAGCAGCATTCCGCCAACTCAGTCAAAGGACccatctgcatctctggcacaGGGTTTGGATGTGATGAATAAAGTTTTGGAGAAACAACCGCATTTATTCATCCGTAATAATATAATCCATATTTCTCAA ATACTTGAGCCCTGCTTCAAGTATAAAATGTTAGATGTTGGTAAGTCTTTGTGTTCATTGTTGAAGATGGTTTTTGTTGCTTTCCCTTCAGAAGCAACTAGCACCCCACAGGATGTGAAGTTGTTGTATCAAAAAGTTGAGGAGCTTGTACAGAAGCACCTTGCATCTGTTGCAGCTCCTCAGACAGCTGGTGAAGATAACTCCGCTTCTATGATTAGCTTTGTACTATATATCATACAAACGTTAGCTGAAGTGCAAAAGAGTGTCATTGACCCTTTTAATTTGGTTCGGGTTCTTCAACGGCTAGCACGTGATTTGGCATCTGCTCCTGGGTCATACGCAAGACAA GGTCAAAGGACAGACCCAGATTCTGCGGTCAGTTCGTCTCGTCAAGGTACTGATCTTGGAGTGGTGATTGCCAATCTTAAATCCGTCATGAAACTGATTGGTGAGAAGGTGATGCTTGTGCCTGACTTCAAAAAGTCCATAACACAGATACTAAATTCCTTGCTCTCTGAGAAAGGAACTGATCAGACAGTGCTGCTCTGCATCCTTGATGTAATAAAGGGATGGATTGACAAAGATCTTGGCATGCCCGGAATGAACACTACTTCTGTCTCTTTCCTTACCCCAAAAGAAGTTGTATCTTTCCTCCAGAAGCTTTCTCAAGTTGATAAGCAGAATTTTTCCCCAACTTCTCTTGAAGAGTGGGACCGAAAATATCTTGAGCTCCTTTATGGGCTTTGTGCAGATGCGGACAA GTATCCATTGACTTTGCGCCAAGAAGTATTTCAAAAAGTAGAGCGACAGTTTTTACTAGGTTTAAGAGCAAGGGATCCTGAAATGCGGATGAGGTTTTTCTCCCTCTACCATGAATCTCTTCAGAAAACACTGTTCACAAGACTGCAGTACATTATTCAAGTTCAGGACTGGGAGGCTCTGAGTGATGTCTTTTGGCTGAAACAAGGACTTGATCTTCTTCTTGCCATTCTAGTAGAGAATAAACCTATCACACTTCCTCCAAATTCTGCCAAGGTTACATCTCTTCTGGCTGCAGGCTCTCATCCAGAACTTTCTGGACCCCAATCTGTGGTTACTGATATGGTTACTGATTCATCTGAGGGAACAGATGATACTCCTTTAACTGTTGATTCCCTTGTTGCCAAGCATGCTAAGTTCATGAGCGAGATGAGCCGGCTTCAG GTTGGTGATCTGGTAATTCCATTGAGAGAGCTCGCTCATACAGATGCAAATGTTGCATATCATTTGTGGGTTTTGGTGTTTCCCATTGTCTGGGTGACTCTGTGCAAGGAAGAGCAAGTAAAACTTGCTAAGCCGATAATCTCTCTCTTATCAAAAGATTACCATAAGAAGCAGCAGGGTAACAGGCCAAATGTGGTGCAAGCTCTTTTAGAAGGACTCCAGTTAAGCCACCCGCAACCTCGAATGCCTAGTGAACTCATAAAGTATATTGGAAAGACTTACAATGCATGGCACATAGCACTAAATCTTCTAGAAAGTCATGTGATGCTGTTTCAAAATGAAACAAAGTGCTCCGAGTCTCTCGCTGAACTTTATCGGTTGCTGAATGAGGAAGATATGAGGTATGGATTGTGGAAGAAACGGTCAATTACTGCTGAAACTCGGGTTGGGTTATCACTTGTTCAGCATGGTTACTGGCAGCGGGCCCAAAGTCTGTTTTACCAAGCCATGGTTAAGGCAACACAAGGCACTTACAATAACACTGTACCCAAAGCTGAGATGTGTCTCTGGGAGGAGCAATGGTTATATTGTGCTAGTCAACTCAGTCAATGGGATGTATTGGTGGACTTTGGTAAACTTGTTGATAATTATGAAATTTTACTTGATAGTCTCTGGAAACAACCAGATTGGgcatatttgaaagaaaatgttATTCCGAAGGCTCAAGTTGAAGAAACTCCAAAGCTTCGTATAATCCAAGCATATTTTTCTCTACATGAGAAAAATACCAATGGTGTTGGTGATGCCGAAAATATTGTTGGTAAAGGTGTTGACCTTGCTTTAGAACAATGGTGGCAGTTGCCTGAGATGTCTATCCACGCTAGAATTCCACTTCTGCAGCAATTCCAACAATTAGTAGAGGTTCAAGAATCAGCCAGAGTTATAGTAGATATAGCAAATGGAAATAAACAAGCTGCGAATCCTTCTGTTGGCGTACATGGTAGTTCGTATGCCGATCTGAAAGACATTCTTGAAACCTGGAGACTCAGAACTCCAAATGAATGGGATAATTTGTCTGTTTGGTATGATTTATTGCAGTGGAGGAATGAAATGTATAATGCAGTGATTGATGCGTTTAAAGATATGGCCAACTCAAGTCCTCAACTTCATCACCTTGGTTACCGTGATAAGGCATGGAATGTCAATAAACTTGCTCATATTGCCCGTAAGCAGAGTCTTCATGATGTTTGTGTCACCGTTTTGGAAAAAATGTATGGCCACTCAACTATGGAAGTGCAG GAGGCTTTTGTTAAGATAAGGGAGCAAGCAAAGGCATATCTGGAAATGAAAGGAGAGCTTACAAGTGGTCTTAATTTGATTAACAGTACCAATCTGGAATACTTTCCTGTCAAACATAAAGCAGAAATTTTCCGCATCAAAGGGGATTTTTTGTTAAAGCTACATGATTGTGAGGGAGCCAATCTGTCATATTCAAATGCCATCAGCCTTTTCAAGAACCTGCCTAAAGGGTGGATAAGTTGGGGAAATTATTGTGACATG GCTTTCAAAGAAACACGTGAAGAGATTTGGTTGGAGTATGCTGTGAGTTGTTTTCTGCAAGGTATTAAGTTTGGCATTCTTAATTCCAGAAGCCATCTAGCTCGTGTTCTGTACCTTCTCAGCTTTGACACCCCCAATGAGTCTGTTGGAAGagcttttgataaatatgttgaTCAGATACCTCATTGGGTTTGGCTTTCTTGGATTCCACAACTATTATTGTCCCTGCAAAGATCTGAAGCCCCACATTGCAAACTTGTTCTGCTAAAAGTTGCAACCGTATATCCACAG GCATTGTATTACTGGCTGCGCACATATTTGCTTGAGCGGCGTGATGTTGCAAATAAATCTGAATTTGGCCGAATGGCAATGGCTCAACAAAGGATGCATCAAAACATGGCTAGTGCGGCTGATGGCAGACAGGGTGGTGGTTCTTCAGCCTCGGATAACCAGATTCACCAAGGAACACAATCGACAGGCCCTGTTGGGTCCCATGAGGGTGGTAGCTCTCAAGGTCAAGAACCTGAACGGTCTACAGCACCTGACGGCAGTGTGCTGGGTGGTAATGAACAACAGAATCCTTCTTCGATTAGTGATGGTGGTCAAAATGCTATAAGGCGTAACTATGCCATGGGTTTAGTTGCTTCTGCTGCTAGTGCTTTTGATGCTGCAAAAGATATAATGGAGGCTCTTAGAAGCAAACACACCAACTTAGCTAGTGAACTTGAG AGTTTACTCACGGAAATAGGTTCAAGGTTTGTGACCCTGCCAGAGGAGCGACTGTTGGCTGTGGTTAATGCTCTGCTGCATCGTTGTTATAAATACCCTACCGCCACAACAGCAGAGGTTCCACAGTCTCTTAAAAAGGAGCTCTCAGGTGTTTGCAGGGCATGTTTCTCAGCAGATGCGGTTAACAAGCATGTGGAGTTTGTAAGAGAGTACAAGCAGGATTTTGAACGTGACCTTGATCCAGAGAGTACTGCTACTTTCCCAGCTACCTTATCTGATCTAACTGAAAGACTAAAGCACTGGAAAAACATTCTTCAGAGCAACGTAGAGGACCGTTTCCCAGCTGTATTGAAACTGGAGGAAGAAAGCAGGGTGTTGCGTGACTTCCATGTGGTCGAGGTCGAGGTTCCAGGACAGTACTTCACTGATCAA GAAGTTGCACCTGATCATACTGTGAAGCTAGACCGGGTAGGGGCAGATATTCCAATTGTGCGTAGGCATGGGAGCAGTTTCCGACGTTTGACTCTCATTGGTTCTGATGGCTCGCAACGACATTTTATAGTACAAACATCCCTGACTCCAAACGCCAGGAGCGATGAACGGATTTTACAACTTTTCCGTGTGATGAATCGGATGTTTGATAAGCACAAAGAATCAAGACGCCGACACATAAACATTCATACACCTATTATCATCCCTGTTTGGTCTCAG GTGCGAATGGTTGAAGATGACTTAACATACAGTACCTTTTTGGAGGTATACGAGAACCATTGTTCAAGAAACAATAAAGAGGCTGACCAACCAATTGCCTATTTTAAGGAACAGCTAAACCAAGCAATCTCGGGTCAAATATCACCAGAAGCTGTAGTTGATCTCCGTCTTCAAGCCTACAACCACATTACTAAAGATTATGTCCTTGAAAATATATTCTCTCAGTATATGTACAAAACACTACTGAGTGGAAATCACATGTGGGCTTTCAAGAAGCAGTTTGCTATCCAGTTAGCCCTCTCAAGTTTCACATCTTTCATGCTACAAATAGGTGGGAGGTCTCCTAACAAAATATTGTTTGCTAAGAACACTGGGAAAATATTTCAAACAGATTTCCACCCCGCATATGATGCCAACGGTATGATTGAGTTCAATGAACCAGTGCCTTTTCGGCTGACAAGAAATTTGCAGGCGTTTTTTTCTCATTTTGGTGTTGAGGGACTCATTGTGTCTGCCATGTGTGCAGCAGCTCAGGCTGTTGTATCCCCCAAG CAAAGTCAACACCTCTATCATCATTTAGCTATGTTTTTCCGTGATGAGCTGTTATCTTGGTCATGGAGAAGGCCTCTTGGAATGCCGTTGGCCCCGGTTGTTGGTGGGGGTAGCATGAACCCCACTGAATTTAAACAAAAGATCACCACAAATGTAGAGCAAGTGATTGTCCGAATAAATGGGATTGCCCCTCAGTTCATATCAGAAGAG GAGGAAAATTCAATGGATCCGCCACAGTCGGTGCAAAGAGGTGTTACGGAACTTGTCGAAGCTGCTCTTACTCCAAGAAACTTATGCATGATGGATCCAACTTGGCATCCCTGGTTTTAA